Proteins from a single region of Lysinibacillus sp. JNUCC-52:
- a CDS encoding DUF7716 domain-containing protein: MMKEKMNLISVRDVLSHPEMNPETWFYLPPNLREWNLNTEGIFSLDSFDFPSDSDDFLPEQVKQNGWIETLDGASIEDVIDNVNNQLENPSLDQLLQAFIYYFENDAFIVF, translated from the coding sequence ATGATGAAAGAAAAAATGAATTTAATTAGTGTGAGGGATGTTTTATCGCATCCAGAAATGAATCCAGAGACTTGGTTCTATCTTCCTCCAAATTTAAGAGAATGGAATTTAAATACAGAGGGAATATTTTCATTAGATAGCTTTGATTTTCCATCCGATTCAGATGACTTTTTACCGGAACAAGTGAAACAAAATGGGTGGATAGAAACTTTAGATGGTGCAAGTATTGAGGATGTAATTGACAATGTAAATAATCAGTTAGAAAATCCATCACTAGATCAGTTGCTCCAAGCGTTTATTTATTATTTTGAAAATGATGCATTTATTGTTTTTTAA
- a CDS encoding DUF5713 family protein produces MYEDSYYPSFLVDKIKSNIIKVVLFMEEGNHSVAEVQEKLDEMTVAINELQDEFYQNDSEIETVARDSIAITVEEILQYFEVDIDIEEALRERDW; encoded by the coding sequence ATGTACGAAGATTCTTATTATCCATCGTTTTTAGTAGATAAAATTAAATCAAACATTATTAAAGTAGTTCTTTTTATGGAAGAAGGCAATCATTCGGTTGCGGAGGTTCAGGAAAAGTTAGATGAAATGACTGTAGCAATCAATGAACTACAGGATGAGTTTTATCAAAATGATAGTGAAATTGAAACTGTTGCACGAGATTCTATCGCAATAACCGTAGAAGAAATTTTACAATATTTTGAGGTTGATATAGATATTGAAGAAGCTTTAAGAGAAAGAGATTGGTGA
- a CDS encoding Imm43 family immunity protein gives MNNFMILNDKLTSPTFLDGVIHEHFDETKYYEGMGYNWNRHFFNKDEFPKELWLITTSKIEFDYYEGFLGHIVEEQFLNLMVESKSQQEYVLAKLNIVNTKGNAKIKKNKNYYFIKYYDGISLVDYEKSDFISREVPKHKIFKSEGSFVEKYQKIVFKNTDFDVFRLKDLRLSSYIFCSEKFKQQCIAQKLKGLKFIELNDVAKHINAHLATNIEKRERVIIGTPLS, from the coding sequence TTGAATAATTTTATGATTTTAAATGACAAACTTACGTCACCTACTTTCTTAGATGGGGTAATACATGAACATTTTGATGAAACAAAGTATTACGAAGGAATGGGTTATAATTGGAATCGTCATTTTTTTAACAAAGATGAATTTCCTAAAGAGTTGTGGCTAATAACAACAAGTAAAATTGAATTTGACTATTATGAAGGTTTTTTAGGTCATATTGTTGAAGAACAGTTCTTAAATCTAATGGTTGAGTCGAAATCGCAACAAGAGTACGTCTTAGCAAAACTAAATATAGTTAACACCAAGGGAAATGCAAAAATAAAGAAAAACAAAAACTATTATTTTATTAAATATTACGATGGTATTTCATTAGTGGATTATGAGAAATCGGATTTTATTTCTAGAGAAGTACCTAAACATAAAATTTTTAAATCGGAAGGTTCCTTTGTTGAAAAATATCAGAAAATAGTTTTCAAAAATACTGATTTTGATGTCTTTCGTTTAAAAGATCTAAGATTAAGTTCATACATATTTTGTTCAGAAAAATTTAAGCAACAATGCATTGCACAAAAATTAAAAGGTTTGAAATTTATTGAATTAAATGACGTGGCAAAACATATTAACGCTCATTTGGCAACAAATATAGAAAAAAGAGAACGGGTGATAATTGGAACTCCTCTGAGTTAG
- a CDS encoding SMI1/KNR4 family protein, with protein MNNNFKSNSNEFFNNDILFENSWKSISLSQVNEIVPDEFPGKKDFIKFYLTTNGGVFSKGAYIYPDNFYEALNKDYYSIEIGSFFHIPLIEDEEDSDYTTSIERAKDRRIDYSEEFEDFVLFHIPFADNHADNDFWIDIQTGEIKYMDYEVSYDPENAIIVAPSFLDFCKHIQAKLK; from the coding sequence ATGAACAACAATTTTAAAAGTAATTCTAATGAATTTTTTAATAATGATATTTTATTTGAGAATTCTTGGAAGAGTATATCGCTTTCCCAAGTAAATGAAATTGTACCTGATGAGTTTCCAGGTAAAAAAGATTTTATAAAGTTTTACCTTACTACTAATGGTGGTGTGTTTTCTAAAGGGGCATATATTTATCCTGATAATTTTTATGAAGCTTTAAATAAGGATTATTATTCTATAGAAATCGGTAGTTTTTTTCATATCCCCTTAATCGAAGATGAGGAAGATTCTGATTATACAACATCTATTGAAAGAGCAAAAGATAGAAGGATAGATTATTCTGAGGAATTTGAAGACTTTGTTCTATTTCATATTCCTTTTGCTGATAATCATGCAGATAATGATTTTTGGATTGATATTCAAACAGGAGAAATTAAATACATGGATTATGAAGTAAGTTACGACCCTGAGAATGCTATTATTGTTGCACCTTCATTTCTTGATTTTTGCAAGCATATTCAGGCAAAACTTAAGTAA
- a CDS encoding Imm43 family immunity protein, whose amino-acid sequence MSYYMIVKDNVKSPIFLKGVIHESFDETKYNEGMGYEWNKIDLWLITNNKIEFDYYEGFNGHIISSDFITLMNQVNTLLKYVTSNLQIVSSKGKSKVKKPYYFIKYYNREDFVDYEKSEFTKRSVPENRVFDINVMVEKYQRIVLQENDRDVFCLNDLKLARYLFCSERFKLLCEEKQMKGI is encoded by the coding sequence ATGAGTTATTATATGATTGTTAAGGATAATGTAAAGTCGCCTATTTTTTTGAAGGGCGTTATTCACGAATCATTTGATGAAACAAAATACAATGAGGGAATGGGATATGAATGGAATAAAATCGATTTATGGTTAATTACTAATAATAAAATTGAATTTGACTATTATGAGGGTTTTAATGGTCATATTATCAGTAGTGATTTTATTACATTGATGAATCAAGTAAATACTTTACTAAAGTATGTTACATCAAACCTACAAATTGTTAGTTCAAAGGGAAAATCTAAAGTAAAGAAACCCTATTATTTTATTAAGTACTATAATAGAGAAGATTTCGTTGATTACGAAAAGTCAGAGTTTACAAAAAGAAGTGTGCCAGAAAATAGGGTATTTGACATAAATGTTATGGTTGAAAAATATCAAAGAATTGTTCTACAAGAAAATGATAGAGACGTGTTTTGTTTGAATGACTTAAAATTAGCAAGATATCTATTTTGTTCAGAAAGGTTTAAGCTACTTTGTGAAGAAAAACAAATGAAAGGAATTTAA
- a CDS encoding SMI1/KNR4 family protein has product MNNTLLNIEEIRIILDRDFIPLESFVTGLRLKKQVEMETNVERIERRLKVKLPVDFVNLILNYDFGDFSILGVHFGSNTNYLDKLISYHEHLSNEDIKNFSNQFITIAMGDYFTFIMDVNCGSIYVYGSETSFNKKIKVAETFTKLIQTLGTAYFHSSQNTQTEFLDIVIKKFDEECINFWKEIIN; this is encoded by the coding sequence TTGAATAATACGTTATTAAATATTGAGGAAATAAGGATAATTTTAGATAGAGATTTTATTCCTTTAGAGTCCTTTGTTACAGGGTTAAGATTAAAGAAACAAGTTGAAATGGAAACAAATGTTGAGCGGATAGAGCGGAGACTTAAGGTGAAACTCCCTGTTGATTTTGTTAATTTAATTTTAAATTACGATTTTGGGGATTTTAGTATTTTAGGTGTACATTTTGGTAGTAATACAAATTATCTAGATAAGCTAATAAGTTACCATGAACATTTATCTAATGAAGATATAAAGAATTTTTCCAATCAATTTATAACTATAGCTATGGGAGATTACTTTACATTTATTATGGATGTTAATTGTGGGAGTATTTACGTTTATGGCTCAGAGACATCATTTAATAAAAAAATAAAAGTGGCTGAAACTTTCACAAAACTAATTCAAACATTAGGAACAGCGTATTTTCATAGTTCTCAAAACACCCAAACTGAGTTTTTAGATATTGTAATAAAGAAATTTGACGAAGAATGCATAAACTTTTGGAAAGAAATCATTAATTAA
- a CDS encoding ankyrin repeat domain-containing protein — MENIKKIFNDNADIFYKIYDSIRNDDIKSLDNIFTKYPDFFNIPVYGNTEKNESLLHFAASREKKNACLYLIEKGISVNVVDCWYCTPLEYAAGQGDIGLVEKLMSNNAWVDGDCRGIITPLISAVIEGHIEIVKYLLDCGADINRLHRRFNQTPLDLAKVYGHQDIFELLKSRGGLSAQEQIDLMNERGDGILAHIDNNVGSILSTVLKKDTIDIRTALIEKDKKFKLLFTIGLFEPLPRIELMMSVPYDWPINLQLIEEKCVESFPIQLMFLLGQYRLDGNKLHEGIVIEKTDTNWNQLEWPESIDAFILTDYQFNPNSEQTEEVEEDDDEVSLLLLIPIKYPKTGCPKGIKMENWLNKHRSAKWGKVSLKV, encoded by the coding sequence ATGGAAAATATAAAAAAGATATTTAATGATAACGCCGATATTTTTTACAAGATTTACGATTCCATTCGCAATGACGATATAAAATCACTTGATAATATTTTTACCAAATATCCTGATTTCTTTAATATACCAGTATACGGAAATACAGAAAAAAATGAAAGTTTACTACATTTTGCTGCATCACGTGAGAAGAAAAATGCTTGTTTGTATTTGATTGAAAAAGGAATTAGTGTAAATGTTGTTGACTGTTGGTACTGCACACCGCTCGAATATGCAGCAGGACAAGGAGACATAGGATTGGTAGAAAAACTTATGTCAAATAATGCATGGGTAGATGGAGATTGCAGAGGAATTATTACTCCATTAATCTCTGCGGTAATTGAGGGACATATAGAAATTGTTAAGTATCTGCTGGACTGTGGAGCTGACATAAATAGGTTACATCGTAGATTTAATCAAACGCCATTAGATTTGGCCAAGGTATATGGACATCAAGACATATTTGAGTTATTAAAGTCAAGAGGTGGGTTATCGGCACAAGAACAAATCGACTTAATGAACGAAAGAGGAGACGGAATTTTAGCACATATTGATAATAACGTAGGTTCAATACTTTCTACAGTATTAAAAAAAGATACTATAGACATAAGAACAGCCTTAATAGAAAAAGACAAGAAATTTAAGTTACTATTTACTATTGGTTTGTTTGAACCTCTACCAAGAATTGAATTGATGATGAGTGTTCCGTATGATTGGCCAATAAATCTACAACTCATTGAAGAAAAATGCGTTGAATCATTTCCAATACAATTAATGTTTTTGTTGGGCCAATATAGGTTGGATGGCAATAAACTTCATGAAGGAATAGTTATTGAAAAGACGGATACGAATTGGAATCAACTAGAATGGCCAGAAAGCATTGATGCATTTATTCTAACAGATTATCAATTTAATCCGAATTCAGAGCAGACTGAGGAAGTAGAGGAAGATGATGATGAAGTTAGTTTATTGCTACTTATCCCCATTAAATATCCGAAAACTGGTTGTCCTAAGGGAATTAAAATGGAAAATTGGTTAAATAAACACCGTTCAGCAAAATGGGGAAAAGTTTCTTTAAAGGTATAG
- a CDS encoding RHS repeat domain-containing protein has product MTWVFNDGFVPSAKITSEGNYSIISDYLGTPVEVYDEQGQKVWSAELDVYGRVKEFTGEKDFIPFRYQGQYEDIEIGLYYNRFRYYDPEQGNYTQVDPIGLAGGNPTLYGYVSDLNAMIDPFGLIVRQPIIFLSNGGGVIHPKTISPNNPHGIFTIDATGSYFDDRATLAKEAGINDPGKNYRSHHIDYDPKTNTMRMQFVHEEYHKYPHVGGADDFKKDTGFKYGSPEAVAEATKRRNKLKGGCVT; this is encoded by the coding sequence GTGACATGGGTATTCAATGATGGCTTTGTCCCTTCTGCTAAGATCACGAGTGAAGGCAACTACAGTATTATTAGTGATTATCTAGGAACACCTGTTGAAGTCTATGATGAACAAGGTCAAAAGGTTTGGTCGGCTGAGCTTGATGTGTATGGACGAGTAAAAGAGTTTACGGGTGAGAAAGATTTTATCCCATTCCGTTATCAAGGACAGTATGAAGATATTGAAATTGGTTTGTATTATAACCGATTCCGATACTATGACCCAGAGCAAGGGAATTATACGCAAGTTGACCCGATTGGGCTTGCGGGTGGGAATCCAACATTATATGGTTATGTGAGTGATCTAAATGCAATGATAGATCCCTTTGGATTAATAGTAAGGCAACCAATCATTTTCCTTTCTAATGGTGGAGGAGTAATACATCCTAAAACTATAAGTCCAAATAATCCACATGGTATATTTACTATAGATGCAACTGGATCATATTTTGATGATAGAGCCACACTTGCAAAAGAAGCTGGAATTAATGATCCAGGCAAAAATTATCGATCGCATCATATAGATTACGATCCTAAGACGAATACAATGAGAATGCAATTTGTGCACGAAGAATACCATAAATACCCACATGTAGGCGGGGCTGATGACTTTAAAAAGGATACAGGTTTTAAATATGGTTCGCCAGAAGCGGTTGCGGAAGCAACTAAAAGAAGAAATAAATTAAAAGGAGGGTGTGTAACCTAA
- a CDS encoding RHS repeat domain-containing protein translates to MENASQPEDEIADNLVTWVFNDGFVPSAKITSEGNYSIISDYLGTPVEAYDEQGHKVWSAELDVYGRVKEFTGEKDFIPFRYQGQYEDIEIGLYYNRFRYYDPEQGNYTQIDPIGLAGGNPTLYGYVYNPNSWIDPFGLANEFQIAPYGDITGPKHIGDNLTGRELLQSAWLRQNHGITRSSNIGKLNPSIALTEPNMHKNITALQNHYNMKGMKLKGQSALQNINRNSALTRRGIYEGLLERGWEHLNAKRYANELTMKLRGDAINFAKKQGYIKCP, encoded by the coding sequence GTGGAGAATGCTTCCCAGCCTGAAGACGAAATCGCAGATAATCTAGTGACATGGGTATTCAATGATGGCTTTGTCCCTTCTGCTAAGATCACGAGTGAAGGCAACTACAGCATTATTAGTGATTATCTAGGAACACCTGTCGAAGCCTATGATGAACAAGGTCATAAGGTTTGGTCGGCTGAGCTTGATGTGTATGGGCGAGTGAAAGAATTTACGGGTGAGAAAGATTTCATCCCATTTAGATATCAAGGGCAGTATGAAGATATAGAGATTGGTTTGTATTATAACCGATTCCGATACTATGATCCAGAGCAAGGGAATTATACGCAGATTGACCCGATTGGGCTAGCAGGTGGGAATCCTACGCTTTATGGGTATGTGTATAACCCAAATAGTTGGATAGATCCGTTTGGACTAGCAAACGAGTTTCAAATAGCTCCTTACGGAGATATAACAGGACCCAAGCATATTGGAGATAATCTTACAGGACGTGAGCTTCTTCAAAGTGCTTGGTTAAGACAGAATCATGGTATTACTAGAAGTAGTAATATTGGGAAACTTAACCCATCTATTGCATTGACTGAGCCAAATATGCATAAAAACATTACAGCTCTTCAAAATCATTACAACATGAAGGGTATGAAATTGAAGGGGCAAAGCGCTTTACAAAATATTAATAGGAACAGTGCTTTAACTAGACGAGGAATATATGAAGGATTGTTGGAAAGAGGTTGGGAACATCTAAATGCGAAGCGATATGCTAATGAATTAACCATGAAACTTAGGGGGGATGCAATTAATTTTGCAAAGAAACAAGGTTATATAAAATGTCCTTAA
- a CDS encoding SMI1/KNR4 family protein produces MKDMNELRNKYQALYDIDGVSKEYLDKIEHELQIKLPNDFREISGFYCGGIVGGIDIHSFLFSEPTNFISETIRIREAVGLPDRFIVMAEEAESIIVMDTENKPSIIWLDSVEVTKLEKQNFISKPDVWEDFSDFFSYLLDEEEEERKY; encoded by the coding sequence ATGAAAGATATGAATGAATTACGGAATAAATACCAGGCTTTATATGATATTGATGGAGTTTCTAAAGAGTATTTAGATAAAATTGAACATGAACTTCAAATAAAGCTACCTAATGATTTTCGTGAAATATCTGGATTTTACTGTGGAGGTATTGTTGGTGGGATAGATATCCATTCTTTTTTATTTTCTGAGCCAACTAATTTTATAAGTGAAACTATAAGAATCAGAGAAGCAGTTGGCTTGCCGGACAGATTTATTGTAATGGCTGAAGAAGCTGAAAGTATTATTGTTATGGATACTGAAAATAAACCATCAATCATTTGGCTTGATTCTGTAGAGGTAACTAAATTAGAAAAGCAAAATTTTATTTCTAAACCAGATGTATGGGAGGATTTTTCTGACTTCTTTAGCTATTTACTAGATGAGGAAGAGGAAGAACGGAAATATTAA
- a CDS encoding RHS repeat-associated core domain-containing protein — translation MNEFTGEKDFIPFRYQGQYEDIEIGLYYNRFRYYDPEQGNYTQVDPIGLAGGNPTLYSYVANPNYLLDPLGLEKCRLSAADKKTLGPAPTDMVKPHYHHIVREKAPKNWDSVHRKYITDSQDIIKKHGIGLNDDLRNFTWAQNGGGAHTKKAAKFVHDTLVEANKEGKEAVEEALKLLGKNAKRGKFF, via the coding sequence GTGAACGAGTTTACGGGTGAAAAGGATTTCATTCCATTTAGGTATCAAGGACAGTATGAAGATATTGAAATAGGCTTGTATTATAACCGATTCCGATATTACGACCCAGAGCAAGGGAATTATACGCAGGTTGACCCGATTGGGCTTGCGGGTGGGAATCCTACTTTATACAGTTACGTTGCTAATCCTAACTATCTTCTTGATCCACTTGGTTTAGAAAAATGTAGATTATCAGCAGCGGATAAGAAAACATTAGGCCCTGCTCCAACTGATATGGTAAAACCTCATTATCATCATATTGTGCGGGAAAAAGCCCCTAAAAATTGGGATTCTGTTCATAGAAAATACATTACTGATTCACAAGATATTATAAAAAAGCATGGTATAGGGCTAAATGATGATTTAAGAAACTTTACTTGGGCGCAAAATGGTGGTGGTGCTCATACTAAAAAAGCTGCGAAATTTGTACATGATACACTAGTAGAAGCCAATAAGGAAGGAAAGGAAGCTGTTGAAGAGGCGCTTAAATTATTAGGGAAAAATGCCAAGAGAGGAAAGTTTTTTTAA
- a CDS encoding MFS transporter — protein sequence MTANEMTKKSRNIILALLFLGWSLGNLDRYIMNYAVVAITGDLSLDASSTGIILSAFFLGYAIMQIPGGWLADKFGAKRILLIAVIMWSIFTGLTAIAWSLAAMIVIRFLFGIGEGGFQPSSSKIIATVFPKEERGRAMSIMLTSGGIVSLIVPLLSAYLLGTIGWRMMFIIIGLIGAIIAILYWKYIKLPQEQTESTGNVGEGKVTTKVSFKELFKTPLMWNLIIAYFCIYAVNWGLVSWIPTYLQKNRGLDLMSIGWAQTIPAITTIIGVYGSGYIIDKLPRGMDKILGAISCAVIGILLYLMFTAESVTLFIGYQTVVSIFIAFVITLLPAIVLKKLPSSITGSAMGIANTGGQLAGFVTPMAIGFMVDAFDGSFDAAFWMLIAFAGICIISLLTLNDQKGKLLNL from the coding sequence ATGACAGCAAATGAAATGACAAAAAAATCTAGAAATATAATTCTTGCACTATTATTTTTAGGATGGTCGTTAGGGAATTTAGATCGTTACATTATGAACTATGCAGTTGTAGCAATTACAGGAGATTTAAGCTTAGATGCGTCTTCTACAGGTATTATTTTAAGCGCTTTCTTTCTAGGCTATGCCATTATGCAAATTCCTGGTGGATGGTTAGCAGATAAATTTGGAGCGAAACGAATTTTATTAATAGCAGTTATTATGTGGTCCATCTTTACGGGCTTAACTGCGATAGCGTGGTCTTTAGCAGCAATGATTGTCATTCGTTTTTTATTCGGAATTGGTGAAGGTGGGTTCCAGCCTTCTAGCTCAAAAATTATTGCAACCGTTTTCCCTAAAGAAGAAAGAGGAAGAGCAATGTCGATTATGCTTACCTCTGGAGGAATTGTATCGCTAATCGTTCCTCTACTTTCGGCTTATTTATTAGGAACGATTGGCTGGCGTATGATGTTCATTATTATCGGGTTAATAGGCGCAATTATCGCCATTTTGTACTGGAAATATATTAAACTTCCACAAGAGCAAACCGAATCAACAGGTAATGTTGGTGAAGGAAAAGTCACTACTAAAGTTAGCTTCAAGGAGCTATTTAAGACGCCACTTATGTGGAATTTAATTATCGCTTATTTTTGTATTTATGCAGTGAACTGGGGATTAGTATCATGGATTCCAACGTATCTACAAAAAAATCGTGGTCTTGATTTAATGTCAATCGGCTGGGCACAAACAATACCAGCAATTACAACAATTATTGGTGTTTATGGTAGTGGTTATATTATTGATAAGCTACCACGCGGGATGGACAAAATTTTAGGTGCAATTTCTTGTGCAGTGATTGGGATTTTATTGTATTTAATGTTTACAGCAGAATCTGTGACATTATTTATCGGTTATCAAACAGTTGTTTCGATCTTTATTGCATTTGTTATTACATTACTACCTGCCATTGTCTTAAAAAAGTTACCATCATCTATTACAGGTTCAGCAATGGGGATTGCCAATACTGGCGGTCAATTAGCAGGGTTTGTAACACCAATGGCTATCGGCTTTATGGTCGATGCGTTTGATGGTTCTTTTGACGCAGCCTTTTGGATGCTAATAGCATTTGCGGGTATTTGTATTATTTCATTACTAACATTAAATGATCAAAAAGGAAAACTATTAAATTTATAA
- a CDS encoding imm11 family protein, producing MSYFRLLTSYERDVYFFFSDENPYNRFDLEKGMSYAQNEKLRYVVDRFDSYLDKYDILPTVGGKLVSAKLKKLIESLGSDCEFIPAIIKSTETGEINDSFFVMNVLNVIPCLDYKKSDYEPLVKSIPNGPISLNYIALIPESLNSYHVVRMKESKEEIVVDRVFVDACKKEKIKGVLLVKEGNVRSPEFVELR from the coding sequence ATGAGTTATTTTAGATTATTGACATCGTATGAACGAGATGTATATTTCTTTTTTTCTGATGAAAATCCATACAATCGATTTGATTTGGAAAAAGGTATGTCTTATGCTCAGAATGAAAAATTACGTTACGTGGTCGATAGGTTTGATTCTTATTTAGATAAGTATGATATTTTACCAACAGTGGGTGGCAAGTTAGTAAGCGCAAAGCTAAAAAAGCTAATAGAAAGCTTAGGTTCAGATTGTGAGTTTATTCCTGCAATTATCAAATCTACAGAAACGGGAGAAATAAACGATTCCTTTTTTGTTATGAATGTATTAAATGTAATTCCTTGTTTAGACTATAAAAAGTCAGATTACGAACCATTAGTTAAATCTATACCTAATGGGCCAATTAGTTTAAATTATATTGCTCTTATTCCAGAATCCCTAAATAGCTATCATGTCGTAAGAATGAAAGAATCAAAAGAAGAGATAGTAGTAGATAGAGTTTTCGTGGATGCGTGCAAAAAAGAAAAAATTAAAGGTGTCTTGTTAGTTAAAGAAGGAAATGTACGTAGTCCAGAATTTGTTGAACTTAGATAA
- a CDS encoding bacteriocin immunity protein — MAERSLNRKELIELVTKIMNAEGKTEEENDQLLVRLLENVLDPEAANYIFYDNLLPEEVVDKVLSYKPIQL, encoded by the coding sequence ATGGCTGAGAGAAGTTTAAATAGAAAAGAGCTCATAGAATTGGTAACTAAGATAATGAATGCTGAAGGTAAGACCGAAGAGGAAAATGATCAGTTATTAGTAAGACTTCTTGAAAACGTACTTGATCCAGAAGCAGCTAATTACATTTTCTACGATAATTTACTCCCAGAAGAAGTAGTTGATAAAGTTTTGAGTTATAAGCCCATTCAATTATAA
- a CDS encoding Imm43 family immunity protein, producing the protein MKYFMLVNDRVTSPIYLDGVLHESFTEDKYAEGMNYEWNRPFIEQVEFPKDLWLITRSKVQFDYYENFFGHIISGEFLSSMEQVNALQDYVIANLEVVSTKGKPKVNGLFFFIKCIRRQSLVDYESSKFLTRKVPSNAKLKVDGSFVDKYINLVLKDTDCDVFQLNDLKLGRYLFCSQRFKSLCEEDAIKGIQFIDLESVPNYLQSIV; encoded by the coding sequence ATGAAATACTTTATGTTAGTCAATGATAGAGTTACTTCTCCCATTTATTTAGATGGGGTTTTGCACGAAAGCTTTACTGAAGATAAATATGCAGAAGGAATGAACTATGAATGGAATCGACCATTTATTGAACAAGTGGAGTTTCCAAAAGATCTTTGGTTAATAACGAGAAGCAAAGTTCAATTTGATTATTATGAAAATTTCTTCGGTCATATAATTTCTGGGGAGTTTTTATCTTCAATGGAACAAGTGAATGCATTACAGGATTATGTTATAGCTAATTTGGAAGTGGTGAGTACTAAAGGTAAACCAAAAGTAAATGGTTTATTTTTCTTTATAAAATGTATTAGACGACAATCATTAGTAGATTATGAAAGCTCTAAGTTTCTTACAAGAAAAGTGCCAAGCAATGCAAAATTAAAAGTTGATGGAAGTTTTGTTGATAAGTATATAAATTTGGTGTTAAAAGACACTGATTGTGATGTATTTCAATTAAATGATTTAAAACTGGGAAGATACTTGTTTTGTTCGCAAAGATTTAAATCATTGTGTGAAGAGGATGCTATTAAAGGTATTCAATTTATAGATTTAGAGTCAGTGCCTAACTATCTACAATCTATAGTGTAA
- a CDS encoding SMI1/KNR4 family protein, which produces MELDSNCKVVKRDTDYISELALPKDVKYFFSNYDSLHMFLDKPYGIKIVSSNEFIPTSKRLYPADDVIWEELEGDISNEWYLIAESEEINQYISIDLSKSHFGYCYDSFLETHATPGDSQIIAKSFTELLEHLYSSKGEHWFWLAENFKSYGDAYDCR; this is translated from the coding sequence ATGGAACTAGATAGTAATTGTAAAGTTGTGAAACGGGACACAGATTACATTAGTGAATTGGCTTTACCAAAAGATGTTAAATATTTTTTTAGTAATTATGACTCTTTACATATGTTTTTAGATAAGCCCTACGGAATTAAAATTGTTTCTTCAAATGAGTTTATTCCAACTAGTAAAAGACTTTACCCCGCTGATGATGTTATTTGGGAGGAACTTGAAGGTGATATAAGTAATGAATGGTATCTAATTGCTGAGTCTGAAGAAATAAATCAATATATTAGCATTGATCTAAGCAAGTCTCATTTCGGTTATTGCTATGATAGTTTTTTGGAAACCCATGCAACACCGGGAGATAGTCAGATTATTGCTAAAAGCTTTACGGAACTGTTAGAACATTTATATTCGAGTAAAGGTGAACATTGGTTTTGGTTGGCCGAAAATTTTAAATCTTATGGGGATGCTTATGATTGCAGATAA